A genomic region of Helicoverpa zea isolate HzStark_Cry1AcR chromosome 8, ilHelZeax1.1, whole genome shotgun sequence contains the following coding sequences:
- the LOC124632483 gene encoding trypsin-1-like: MLRLQIILVLTLNVFNSVSPFDFDFPNLPTVEDLLYGPEPFDNRIVGGKNASIEDHPYQVSFIVNNSYFCGGFIVSENYIITAGHCAQNVDPSTVVLRAGSTYRKNGTIIPIAEVIPHPEYDNPRFDKDVAVMKTVNPIEFTDTIQPVKLPKKGRKLKDNSKIMVSGWGRTEQGASSIPESLMDVEIPVVPYWQCFAVYFTVLTRNMWCGGNFVLGGQGTCQGDSGGAAVQDGQAIGIVSFGRGCGQQFSPSVFADIAAPPIRDFITKHTGL, encoded by the exons TATCACCATTTGACTTCGACTTCCCAAATCTGCCGACAGTAGAAGACCTCCTATATGGTCCGGAGCCTTTCGACAATAGGATCGTAGGAGGAAAGAATGCAAGCATTGAAGACCATCCGTACCAAGTGTCGTTTATTGTGAACAACTCCTACTTTTGTGGCGGGTTCATCGTTAGTGAGAATTATATAATCACAGCAGGCCATTGTGCTCAGAA TGTAGACCCAAGCACAGTGGTGCTCCGAGCTGGCAGCACATATAGGAAGAATGGTACCATCATACCCATAGCTGAAGTTATACCACACCCAGAGTATGACAACCCGAGGTTTGACAAGGATGTAGCTGTGATGAAGACTGTTAACCCCATAGAGTTTACCGACACCATACAGCCGGTGAAATTGCCGAAGAAAGGGAGAAAGTTGAAAGATAATTCTAAGATTATGGTCAGTGGATGGGGCAGGACAGAG CAAGGAGCGAGTTCTATCCCAGAGAGTCTGATGGATGTGGAGATACCCGTGGTGCCGTACTGGCAATGTTTCGCAGTGTACTTCACTGTGCTCACCAGGAACATGTGGTGCGGAGGTAACTTCGTTTTGGGGGGCCAAGGGACTTGTCAG GGTGACTCCGGCGGTGCAGCGGTCCAAGACGGGCAAGCTATCGGCATCGTGTCGTTCGGCCGTGGTTGTGGTCAGCAGTTCTCACCGAGCGTGTTCGCTGATATCGCTGCACCCCCTATAAGGGATTTTATCACAAAACATACTGGATTGTGA